The following are encoded together in the Bradyrhizobium algeriense genome:
- a CDS encoding PaaI family thioesterase, protein MSGSDLNPPELAEAINAKGFMGAAGFRIVAIKPGHAEIALARRDDLLQFFGHFHGGIITALADHAAGIAITSSLPRGKIGVTVEIKVNFLSPADGIELIARAKTLKMSGSIGVATVEVFSKSQTSETLCAFGTATMRAMDLPGELRA, encoded by the coding sequence GTGAGCGGCAGCGACCTCAATCCGCCTGAGCTCGCGGAGGCGATCAACGCCAAGGGCTTCATGGGCGCGGCGGGCTTCCGCATCGTGGCCATCAAGCCCGGGCACGCCGAAATCGCTTTGGCGCGCCGCGACGACCTCCTGCAGTTCTTCGGCCATTTTCACGGCGGCATCATCACGGCCCTGGCCGATCACGCCGCCGGGATCGCTATCACGTCAAGCCTGCCCAGGGGCAAGATCGGCGTCACCGTCGAGATCAAGGTCAACTTCCTCAGCCCTGCCGACGGCATCGAGCTTATCGCCCGCGCCAAAACCCTGAAGATGTCGGGGTCGATCGGCGTTGCCACCGTCGAGGTCTTCTCCAAGAGCCAGACGTCCGAGACACTCTGCGCATTCGGCACCGCCACGATGCGCGCCATGGATCTGCCGGGCGAGCTCCGGGCGTGA
- a CDS encoding cytochrome P450 gives MNVQTAIRADKKELLRAAREEAYSTPLRDFHPGAPRLFQNDTLWPWFERLRKEEPVHYCTNSPIEPYWSVTKYNDIMHVDTNHGMFSSDSTLGGISIRDVPPGYDYPSFIAMDQPRHSAQRKTVSPMFTPTHLDELAKLIRERSQKVLDNLPRNETFNFVERVSIELTTQMLATLFDFPWEERRKLTRWSDVSTALPKSGVVESPEQRRQEMDECYAYFSKLWNERVNAPPRNDLLSMMAHSDATRHMDPDNLMGNIILLIVGGNDTTRNTMSGSVLALNEHPDQYQKLRDNPALIDSMVPEVIRWQTPLAHMRRTALVDTEIGGKKISKGDRVVMWYVSGNRDEEGIERPDEFIIDRARPRTHLSFGFGIHRCVGMRLAELQLKIVWQEMLKRFDRIEVVGEPKRVYSSFVRGIEQLPVRIPA, from the coding sequence ATGAACGTCCAGACCGCCATCAGAGCCGACAAGAAAGAGCTTCTGCGCGCCGCGCGTGAAGAGGCCTATTCGACGCCGCTCAGGGATTTTCATCCCGGTGCGCCAAGGCTATTCCAGAACGACACGCTGTGGCCGTGGTTCGAGCGGCTGCGCAAGGAAGAGCCGGTGCATTACTGCACCAACTCGCCGATCGAGCCGTATTGGTCGGTCACCAAGTACAACGACATCATGCATGTCGATACCAACCACGGCATGTTCTCTTCCGACTCGACACTCGGCGGCATCTCGATCCGCGACGTGCCGCCCGGCTATGACTATCCGAGCTTCATCGCGATGGATCAGCCGCGGCATTCGGCGCAGCGCAAGACGGTGTCGCCGATGTTCACACCGACGCATCTGGATGAGCTGGCAAAACTGATCCGCGAGCGCTCGCAAAAGGTGCTGGACAATTTGCCGCGCAACGAGACCTTCAACTTCGTCGAGCGCGTCTCGATCGAACTGACCACGCAGATGCTGGCGACGTTGTTCGATTTCCCCTGGGAGGAGCGGCGCAAGCTGACGCGCTGGTCCGACGTCTCGACCGCGCTGCCCAAGAGCGGCGTCGTGGAATCGCCCGAGCAGCGGCGCCAGGAGATGGACGAGTGCTACGCCTATTTCTCAAAGCTCTGGAACGAGCGCGTCAACGCGCCGCCGCGCAACGACTTGCTGTCGATGATGGCGCACAGCGATGCGACGCGGCACATGGATCCCGACAATCTGATGGGCAACATCATCCTGTTGATCGTCGGCGGCAACGACACCACCCGCAACACCATGAGCGGCTCGGTGCTGGCGCTGAATGAGCACCCGGATCAATACCAGAAGCTGCGCGACAATCCGGCCCTGATCGATTCCATGGTGCCGGAAGTGATCCGCTGGCAGACGCCGCTCGCCCATATGCGCCGCACCGCGCTGGTCGACACCGAGATCGGCGGCAAGAAGATCAGCAAGGGCGACCGCGTCGTGATGTGGTACGTCTCGGGCAACCGCGACGAGGAAGGCATCGAACGTCCCGACGAGTTCATCATCGACCGCGCCCGCCCGCGCACCCATCTGTCGTTCGGCTTCGGCATTCACCGCTGCGTCGGCATGCGGCTCGCCGAGCTGCAGCTCAAGATCGTGTGGCAGGAAATGCTCAAGCGCTTCGACCGCATCGAAGTGGTCGGCGAGCCGAAGCGGGTCTATTCCTCCTTCGTGCGCGGCATTGAGCAGCTGCCGGTCCGCATTCCCGCGTGA
- a CDS encoding cytochrome P450 — protein sequence MHGTIDLAGDSHLRAARERAQSIPLGDFDVSHPELFKTDSFWPYFDRLRREDPVHYCKDSMFGPYWSVTKYNDIMDIETNHAVFSSAASLGGITIRDIAPDLRRESFIAMDQPRHSAQRKTVAPMFTPTHLDQLAINIRKRSAECLDNLPKNEVFDWVDQVSIELTTQMLAVLFDFPWEDRRKLTRWSDIATTLPGPGGLVASEEERQAELMECATYFARLWKERISQPPKSDLLSMMAHSDATRDMDPKNFLGNLILLIVGGNDTTRNTLSGSIYALNKNPDQYRKLRDNPELIDSFVPEVIRWQTPLAHMRRTALADIEFRGKQIKKGDKVVMWYVSGNRDEDVIERPYDFIIDRARPRTHVSFGFGIHRCVGIRLAELQLKIIWEEILKRFENIEVVAEPKRVYSSFVKGYETLPVRIAG from the coding sequence ATGCACGGAACCATCGATCTCGCCGGAGATTCCCATCTGCGTGCCGCGCGCGAGCGGGCTCAGTCGATTCCGCTCGGTGATTTCGACGTCAGCCATCCGGAGCTGTTCAAGACCGACTCGTTCTGGCCGTATTTCGACCGGCTGCGCCGGGAAGACCCGGTGCACTACTGCAAGGACAGCATGTTCGGGCCGTATTGGTCGGTGACCAAATACAACGACATCATGGACATCGAGACCAACCACGCGGTGTTCTCGTCGGCGGCCTCGCTCGGCGGCATCACCATCCGCGACATCGCGCCGGACCTGCGCCGCGAAAGCTTCATCGCCATGGACCAGCCGCGCCATTCCGCGCAGCGCAAGACGGTGGCGCCGATGTTCACGCCGACCCATCTCGATCAGCTTGCGATCAACATCCGCAAGCGCTCCGCCGAATGCCTTGACAACCTTCCAAAGAACGAGGTGTTCGACTGGGTCGACCAGGTTTCGATCGAGCTCACCACGCAGATGCTCGCGGTGCTGTTCGACTTCCCCTGGGAAGACCGCCGCAAGCTGACGCGCTGGTCCGATATCGCCACCACCCTTCCCGGCCCCGGCGGCCTCGTCGCGTCAGAGGAAGAACGCCAGGCCGAACTGATGGAATGCGCGACCTATTTCGCCCGCCTCTGGAAGGAGCGTATCAGCCAGCCGCCGAAGAGCGACCTGCTGTCGATGATGGCGCATAGCGATGCTACGCGCGACATGGACCCGAAGAACTTCCTCGGCAATCTGATCCTGCTGATCGTCGGCGGCAACGACACCACCCGCAACACGCTGTCGGGCAGCATCTACGCACTGAACAAGAATCCGGACCAGTATCGCAAGCTGCGCGACAATCCGGAGCTGATCGACAGTTTCGTGCCGGAAGTGATCCGCTGGCAGACGCCGCTGGCCCACATGCGCCGCACCGCACTCGCTGACATCGAGTTCCGCGGCAAACAGATCAAGAAGGGTGACAAGGTCGTGATGTGGTACGTCTCGGGCAACCGCGACGAGGACGTGATCGAACGTCCCTATGACTTCATCATCGACCGTGCCCGGCCGCGCACCCACGTTTCCTTCGGCTTTGGCATCCACCGTTGCGTCGGAATCCGGCTGGCCGAGCTACAACTAAAGATTATCTGGGAAGAGATTCTCAAGCGATTCGAGAATATTGAGGTGGTCGCCGAACCCAAGCGGGTGTATTCGAGTTTTGTCAAAGGCTACGAGACCCTGCCGGTCCGGATCGCCGGCTAA
- a CDS encoding isovaleryl-CoA dehydrogenase, translating into MIPNAHRMFNFDLGETADAIRETVHAFSQNEIAPRAAEIDRSNQFPRDLWPKIGSLGLHGITVEEEYGGTGLGYLEHCIAVEEMSRASASVGLSYGAHSNLCVNQIRRNGSEAQKRKYLPKLISGEHVGSLAMSEPGAGSDVVSMKTRADKKGDRFVLNGNKMWITNGPQADTLVVYAKTNPEAGPRGMTAFIVEKGMKGFSTAQKLDKLGMRGSDTCELVFEDCEVPEENVLSEVGRGVNVLMSGLDYERAVLAAGPIGIMQACMDVVLPYVHERKQFGEPIGTFQLVQGKIADMYTTMNASRAYVYAVAKACDRSETTREDAAGAILYAAEKATQCALDAIQLLGGNGYINDYPTGRLLRDAKLYEIGAGTSEIRRMLIGRELFEKTA; encoded by the coding sequence ATGATCCCCAACGCCCATCGGATGTTCAACTTCGATCTCGGCGAGACCGCGGATGCGATCCGCGAGACGGTACATGCGTTTTCGCAGAACGAAATCGCGCCGCGCGCCGCCGAAATCGACCGCAGCAACCAGTTTCCGCGCGACCTCTGGCCCAAAATAGGATCGCTCGGCCTGCATGGGATTACGGTCGAGGAGGAGTATGGCGGCACGGGCTTAGGTTATCTCGAGCACTGCATTGCGGTAGAGGAAATGTCGCGGGCGTCAGCCTCGGTCGGCCTGTCGTATGGGGCGCATTCCAACCTCTGCGTCAACCAGATCCGCCGCAACGGCAGCGAGGCACAGAAGCGCAAATACCTGCCAAAACTGATCTCGGGCGAACACGTCGGCTCGCTGGCGATGTCGGAGCCCGGCGCCGGCTCTGACGTGGTGTCGATGAAGACCCGCGCCGACAAGAAGGGCGACCGCTTTGTGCTCAACGGCAACAAGATGTGGATCACCAACGGCCCGCAGGCCGATACGCTGGTGGTCTACGCCAAGACCAATCCCGAGGCCGGCCCGCGCGGCATGACCGCCTTCATCGTCGAAAAGGGCATGAAGGGATTTTCCACCGCGCAAAAGCTCGACAAGCTTGGCATGCGCGGCTCCGACACCTGCGAACTCGTGTTCGAGGATTGCGAAGTCCCGGAAGAGAACGTGCTCAGCGAGGTCGGCCGCGGCGTCAACGTGCTGATGTCCGGCCTCGACTACGAGCGCGCGGTGCTGGCGGCGGGGCCGATCGGCATCATGCAGGCCTGCATGGACGTCGTGCTGCCTTACGTGCACGAGCGCAAGCAGTTCGGCGAGCCGATCGGCACGTTTCAACTGGTGCAGGGCAAGATCGCCGACATGTACACCACGATGAACGCGTCACGCGCCTATGTGTACGCGGTGGCAAAGGCCTGCGACCGCAGCGAGACCACGCGCGAGGACGCGGCCGGCGCGATTCTGTACGCGGCGGAAAAAGCCACCCAATGCGCGCTCGACGCCATCCAGCTGCTCGGCGGCAACGGCTATATCAACGACTATCCGACAGGCCGGCTGCTGCGCGACGCCAAACTCTACGAGATCGGCGCCGGCACCAGCGAAATCCGCCGCATGCTGATCGGGCGGGAATTGTTCGAGAAAACGGCGTAG
- a CDS encoding DUF898 family protein — protein sequence MNEMSWPPQVPPPPPSPVPPPMPVAFSGKRGEFFDLAKRGAALELVTLGFYRFWLLTDIRRHLWSNTLVDGDAAEYTGRGKELLIGFLVALAILVPIYLGYFLIGLEAEHYQAFASIPLIAFFYLFGQFAIYRARRYRLTRTVWRGVRFWMTGSGWLYALQASLWGLLMILTLGLILPWRAAALERYKMRHSHYGDLQGSFEGRGWEFFKRGWWLWLLTPIALYISPIAPFVYAGYKAIEWRWWLSGIRFGGVHVESSLPKSALIGLYWKVIGWMALLGLVFAVYLALCAVLVASMSGAGLMEFFKTPESMRSIPLLVLAGLGYLVFAMALNVVMRVYLTRDLWVTVLGSVNISGIEAAANVAARGDLANALGEGFADGLDVGGF from the coding sequence ATGAACGAGATGAGCTGGCCCCCGCAGGTGCCGCCACCGCCGCCTTCACCGGTGCCGCCGCCGATGCCGGTGGCGTTTTCCGGCAAACGCGGCGAGTTCTTCGATCTGGCCAAGCGCGGTGCGGCGTTGGAGCTCGTCACTCTCGGCTTCTATCGGTTCTGGCTTCTCACCGACATCCGCCGCCATCTCTGGTCCAACACGCTGGTCGATGGCGATGCCGCCGAATATACCGGCCGCGGCAAGGAGCTGCTGATCGGATTCCTGGTCGCGCTCGCGATCCTGGTGCCGATCTATCTCGGTTATTTTCTCATCGGCCTTGAGGCCGAGCATTATCAGGCGTTCGCCAGCATTCCGCTGATCGCCTTCTTCTATCTGTTCGGGCAGTTTGCGATCTACCGCGCGCGGCGCTACCGCCTGACGCGAACGGTATGGCGCGGCGTGCGCTTCTGGATGACCGGCTCGGGCTGGCTCTATGCCTTGCAGGCCTCGCTGTGGGGCCTGCTGATGATCCTCACGCTCGGGCTGATCCTGCCATGGCGGGCAGCGGCACTCGAACGCTACAAGATGCGCCATTCCCATTACGGCGACCTGCAGGGCAGTTTTGAGGGGCGCGGCTGGGAGTTCTTCAAGCGCGGCTGGTGGCTGTGGCTGCTCACCCCGATCGCACTCTATATCAGCCCGATCGCCCCCTTTGTTTACGCAGGCTACAAGGCCATCGAATGGCGCTGGTGGCTGTCCGGCATCCGGTTCGGCGGCGTGCATGTGGAATCGTCGCTGCCGAAGAGCGCATTGATCGGGCTGTACTGGAAAGTGATCGGCTGGATGGCCCTGCTCGGGCTTGTCTTCGCAGTCTATCTGGCCCTGTGCGCGGTGCTGGTCGCCAGCATGAGCGGCGCGGGATTGATGGAGTTTTTCAAGACGCCGGAATCGATGAGGAGCATTCCGCTGCTGGTGCTGGCTGGTCTGGGCTATCTGGTATTCGCGATGGCGCTCAATGTGGTGATGCGGGTCTATCTGACGCGTGATCTCTGGGTGACCGTGTTGGGTTCGGTCAATATCAGCGGTATCGAGGCTGCCGCCAATGTTGCGGCGCGGGGCGATCTGGCCAACGCGCTCGGCGAAGGGTTTGCCGACGGTCTCGATGTCGGCGGATTCTAA
- a CDS encoding M48 family metallopeptidase — protein sequence MDSDAPEISKPPNAATYFDGASSRRRAVALHFSDRLEISEHEQTLAAWDYADIRRADSPSGMLRLGCLSAPALARLEVRDNALAAELVSRCAKLDENTPGRRGVAIIVGWSLAAAASIVAVVLFGLPLIADRLTPLVPEAFERRLGEVADSQIKTMFNAKVCDNAAGQKAFVKLVTSIRESAGFDTSVQAGVLSSPIPNAFALPGGKVYLFDGLLAKADNADEIAGVLAHELGHLKHRDSMRGLIRDGSTSFLIGLLFGDITGSSALIFGSRTLVTSSHSREAETNADDFAIDVMHRLGRPAKPTGELLLRVTGKGSKGLSIISTHPLSEDRLARMGREDRQASGPPLLTSEEWRSLKSICDGKSDPAKSDPAKI from the coding sequence ATGGATAGCGACGCGCCGGAGATTTCGAAGCCTCCCAATGCGGCGACCTATTTCGACGGAGCGTCGAGCCGGCGCCGCGCGGTTGCGCTGCATTTCTCCGACCGGCTCGAAATCAGCGAACACGAACAAACGCTGGCGGCATGGGACTATGCCGACATCCGCCGCGCCGACAGCCCCTCGGGCATGCTGCGCCTCGGCTGCCTGAGCGCGCCTGCGCTGGCGCGGCTGGAGGTTCGCGACAACGCGCTTGCGGCCGAGCTGGTCTCACGCTGCGCCAAACTGGATGAAAACACGCCCGGCCGCCGCGGCGTGGCCATCATTGTCGGCTGGTCGCTCGCGGCCGCGGCTTCGATCGTGGCCGTGGTGCTGTTCGGACTTCCGCTGATCGCCGATCGTCTCACGCCGCTGGTGCCCGAAGCGTTCGAACGGCGGCTCGGCGAGGTCGCCGACAGCCAGATCAAGACGATGTTCAATGCCAAGGTTTGCGACAATGCCGCCGGGCAGAAGGCTTTCGTCAAGCTCGTCACTTCAATTCGCGAATCCGCCGGCTTCGACACCTCGGTGCAGGCGGGCGTGCTGTCGAGCCCGATTCCCAATGCGTTCGCGCTGCCGGGCGGCAAGGTCTATCTGTTCGATGGATTGCTGGCGAAGGCCGACAACGCCGACGAAATCGCGGGCGTGCTGGCCCATGAACTCGGCCATCTCAAGCATCGCGACAGCATGCGTGGACTGATCCGCGACGGCAGCACCTCGTTCCTGATCGGACTGCTGTTCGGCGACATCACCGGCTCCAGCGCGCTGATCTTCGGCTCGCGCACGCTAGTGACGTCGTCGCATTCGCGGGAGGCTGAGACCAATGCCGACGATTTTGCCATCGACGTCATGCACCGGCTGGGACGGCCGGCGAAGCCGACCGGGGAATTGCTGCTTCGGGTCACCGGAAAGGGGAGCAAGGGCCTCTCCATCATCTCCACCCATCCCCTGAGCGAAGACCGGCTGGCGCGGATGGGCCGGGAAGACCGGCAGGCCAGCGGGCCGCCGCTGCTGACATCAGAGGAATGGCGATCGCTGAAATCGATCTGCGATGGCAAGTCTGACCCGGCCAAATCTGACCCGGCCAAAATCTGA
- a CDS encoding LysR family transcriptional regulator translates to MNDLPRIQALRCFITVAREGTVSRAATLLHLTQPAVSLQLKGLEESTGLLLFNRTPGGFTLTEAGAALLPLAHRTVSASAEFRTAADSLRESLRTTLRVGTILDPESIRLGPFVRSLATSSKKTEVFLRYGLSDDVLTQIGKGELDVGYYIDATPPECLASGILPERTIDDGKFWLTALTRYDYRVIAPRQWSDKVLGKGWAGLIDLPWITTPHASAHRRLIDDVFRPLGSLPKRVAFAEHEDAMIEFVEAGNGLSLARDCVLDRITRTRNFVIADKVALTCDLSFACLTSRRHEPMIAQAFAAMQAVWDLKPGGAAPAPIDAARSRKSARR, encoded by the coding sequence ATGAACGACCTGCCACGTATCCAGGCCCTGCGCTGCTTCATCACCGTGGCCCGCGAGGGCACGGTTTCTCGCGCGGCCACCTTACTGCATCTGACCCAGCCCGCCGTCAGCCTGCAATTGAAGGGGCTAGAGGAAAGCACCGGCTTGCTGCTTTTCAACCGTACGCCGGGCGGCTTTACGCTGACCGAAGCGGGCGCCGCCTTGCTGCCGCTGGCGCACCGGACGGTATCGGCCTCGGCGGAGTTCAGGACGGCGGCAGATTCGTTGCGAGAATCGCTGCGGACAACGCTGCGCGTCGGCACGATCCTGGATCCGGAGTCGATCCGGCTGGGTCCGTTCGTGCGAAGCCTCGCCACTTCCTCAAAGAAGACCGAAGTCTTCCTCCGCTACGGCCTGAGCGACGACGTGCTGACGCAGATCGGCAAGGGGGAACTCGACGTCGGATACTATATCGATGCCACGCCCCCCGAATGCCTTGCATCGGGGATACTGCCCGAACGCACCATCGACGATGGCAAGTTCTGGCTCACCGCACTGACGCGCTACGACTACCGCGTGATCGCTCCTCGCCAATGGAGCGACAAGGTGCTGGGAAAGGGTTGGGCCGGCCTCATCGACCTGCCCTGGATTACGACGCCGCATGCCTCGGCGCATCGCAGGCTGATCGATGACGTCTTCCGGCCACTGGGGTCATTGCCGAAACGCGTCGCCTTCGCCGAACACGAAGACGCCATGATCGAGTTCGTCGAAGCCGGCAACGGCCTCAGCCTCGCCCGCGACTGCGTGCTCGACCGCATCACGCGCACCCGGAATTTTGTGATTGCCGACAAGGTGGCGCTGACCTGCGACCTCAGCTTCGCCTGCCTGACGTCGCGGCGTCACGAGCCGATGATCGCGCAGGCCTTCGCGGCCATGCAGGCGGTATGGGACCTGAAGCCGGGCGGCGCGGCGCCTGCGCCGATCGACGCGGCAAGATCGCGGAAAAGCGCCCGGAGGTAG
- a CDS encoding DUF2927 domain-containing protein produces the protein MRTPRRFLYRWTLAAALSAAALGEILTPCAAFADIPAIAQRQRTEKKIFTDNEIVEGFLKIAFGAEYHLAGRVDRIRKYDGPVRVFADGTRTDRKAQLAKIVGDIAARVQHLDIAMAGSLEDANVQVKLVRDRDLGRTIATFYGNERAKEIRSSLDPQCLSGFRKNEKFEIEHSDVILTVDNGDFVFFDCAYEELLQSLGPINDTASVPWTMFNDNVSMGYFDVYDQYLLNLLYDPRIKPGMTVQEVKAVLPDVLADVRAWVRKVNNLP, from the coding sequence ATGCGCACGCCCCGCCGATTCCTGTACCGATGGACGCTCGCGGCGGCCCTGAGCGCCGCAGCGCTCGGCGAAATCCTGACGCCGTGCGCGGCCTTCGCGGACATACCGGCCATCGCGCAGCGCCAGCGCACCGAGAAAAAGATCTTCACCGACAACGAGATCGTCGAAGGCTTTCTCAAGATCGCGTTCGGCGCCGAATACCATCTCGCCGGCCGCGTCGACCGCATCCGCAAATATGACGGGCCGGTGCGGGTGTTTGCCGACGGCACCCGGACCGACCGCAAGGCGCAGCTCGCAAAAATCGTGGGCGACATCGCCGCGCGCGTTCAGCATCTCGACATCGCCATGGCCGGCAGCCTCGAAGACGCCAATGTGCAGGTCAAGCTGGTGCGCGACCGCGATCTCGGCCGCACCATCGCGACCTTCTACGGCAACGAACGCGCGAAAGAGATTCGCTCCTCGCTCGACCCGCAATGCCTGTCGGGCTTTCGCAAGAACGAGAAGTTCGAAATCGAGCATTCCGACGTGATCCTCACCGTCGACAATGGCGACTTCGTCTTCTTCGACTGCGCCTATGAGGAATTGCTGCAATCGCTGGGACCGATCAACGATACCGCGAGCGTGCCCTGGACCATGTTCAACGACAATGTGTCGATGGGCTATTTCGACGTCTACGACCAGTATCTCCTCAACCTTCTCTATGATCCCAGGATCAAGCCCGGCATGACCGTGCAGGAGGTCAAGGCGGTGCTGCCGGACGTGCTGGCCGACGTGCGTGCCTGGGTGCGCAAGGTCAACAACCTGCCGTAA
- a CDS encoding L,D-transpeptidase: protein MIRAFALLSAALTLLAGASQAQAQGFFQDFDSRDIMGGGPGFFRPGMPSGSSPIPRTTVMFNGGYAPGTIYINTAERRLYLVLSNGQAIRYGIGVGRDGFRWSGTHRISAKKEWPSWTPPAQMLRRRPDLPRHMSGGIDNPLGARAMYLGSTLYRIHGSNEPETIGQAVSSGCFRMTNEDVTDLYSRVRVGTPVIVRN from the coding sequence ATGATCAGGGCTTTTGCTTTGCTGTCTGCGGCGCTCACCCTGCTGGCGGGGGCCAGTCAGGCGCAGGCCCAAGGCTTCTTCCAAGACTTCGACTCACGCGACATTATGGGCGGTGGCCCCGGTTTCTTCCGGCCCGGCATGCCCAGCGGATCGAGCCCGATCCCGCGCACCACCGTGATGTTTAACGGCGGTTACGCGCCCGGCACGATCTACATCAACACCGCCGAGCGCCGGCTCTATCTCGTGCTTTCCAATGGCCAGGCGATCCGCTACGGCATCGGCGTCGGCCGCGACGGCTTCCGCTGGAGTGGAACCCACCGCATTTCCGCGAAAAAGGAATGGCCGAGTTGGACGCCGCCGGCCCAGATGCTGCGGCGGCGGCCCGACCTGCCGCGCCACATGTCGGGCGGCATCGACAATCCGCTCGGCGCGCGGGCGATGTATCTGGGATCGACGCTCTACCGCATCCACGGCTCCAACGAGCCCGAGACGATCGGACAGGCGGTTTCCTCCGGATGCTTCCGCATGACCAATGAGGACGTCACCGATCTCTACAGCCGCGTCCGCGTCGGCACCCCGGTCATCGTCAGGAATTAG
- a CDS encoding acetolactate synthase large subunit: MNGAESLVRTLVAGGVDVCFTNPGTSEMHFVAALDRVEGMRCVLGLFEGVVTGAADGYYRMKGTPASTLLHLGPGLANGLANLHNAKKANSGIVNIVGQHATYHIGYNAPLTSDIEGLARPMSSWVRTSPDAKSVSADGAAAIAAAKSAPAQIATLILPADTAWNEADGIAPMPAESQRANYSAQAVDHAAKVLRNGGASTLLLMTGSALTEHGLALAAQIAGKTGCKVMGQTYNPRMARGKGRFAIDRIPYVIEQALPILKDFKNIVLVEANDPVAFFAYPNKPSMLKPQGCEVHRMTSGAENSVAALEALAGALHAQPADRQPQKLVELAKPTGALTHASIAQAIAMAIPENAIVVDESVTTGRGFFPPTAAAAPHDWLQNMGGSIGFSTPVATGAAVACPDRKVICMVGDGSAMYTLQSLWTQAREGLNVVTIVFANRIYQILRGEFDGVGAGEPGQRALDMLRIDRPTIDFVSLAKGMGVPGRAVDNVDDFVNALADAVAEPGPRLIEVQM, from the coding sequence ATGAACGGTGCGGAAAGTCTGGTGCGGACATTGGTCGCGGGCGGCGTGGATGTCTGCTTTACCAATCCCGGCACCTCGGAGATGCATTTCGTCGCCGCACTGGACCGGGTCGAGGGGATGCGCTGCGTACTCGGCCTGTTCGAGGGCGTGGTGACGGGCGCCGCCGACGGCTATTACCGCATGAAGGGCACGCCGGCTTCGACCCTGCTGCATCTCGGGCCCGGCCTCGCCAACGGCCTGGCCAATCTGCACAACGCCAAGAAGGCCAACTCCGGCATCGTCAACATCGTCGGCCAGCACGCGACCTATCACATCGGCTATAACGCCCCGCTGACATCAGACATCGAAGGGCTGGCGCGGCCGATGTCGTCCTGGGTGCGGACCTCGCCGGATGCGAAATCCGTTTCCGCCGACGGCGCCGCCGCGATCGCCGCGGCCAAAAGCGCACCGGCGCAGATCGCTACCCTGATCCTGCCCGCCGATACCGCCTGGAACGAGGCCGACGGTATTGCGCCGATGCCCGCGGAAAGCCAGCGCGCCAATTATTCCGCGCAGGCCGTGGACCATGCCGCGAAGGTGCTGCGCAACGGCGGCGCGTCGACGCTGCTGCTGATGACCGGCAGCGCGCTCACCGAGCACGGGCTGGCGCTGGCCGCCCAGATCGCGGGCAAGACCGGCTGCAAGGTGATGGGCCAGACCTACAATCCGCGCATGGCGCGCGGCAAGGGCCGGTTCGCGATCGACCGCATCCCTTACGTGATCGAGCAGGCGCTGCCGATCCTGAAGGACTTCAAGAACATCGTGCTGGTCGAGGCCAACGATCCCGTCGCGTTCTTCGCCTATCCGAACAAGCCGAGCATGCTCAAACCGCAGGGCTGCGAAGTGCATCGCATGACCTCGGGCGCCGAAAACTCCGTAGCTGCGCTGGAAGCGCTGGCGGGCGCGCTTCACGCGCAGCCAGCCGACCGGCAGCCGCAGAAGCTGGTTGAACTCGCCAAGCCGACCGGCGCGCTGACGCATGCCTCGATCGCGCAGGCAATCGCGATGGCGATCCCGGAAAACGCTATCGTGGTCGACGAATCCGTCACCACCGGCCGCGGCTTCTTTCCGCCGACGGCTGCCGCCGCCCCGCACGACTGGCTGCAGAACATGGGCGGTTCGATCGGCTTCTCGACCCCGGTCGCGACCGGTGCTGCGGTAGCGTGTCCCGATCGTAAAGTCATCTGCATGGTCGGCGACGGCAGCGCGATGTACACGCTGCAATCGCTGTGGACGCAGGCGCGCGAAGGCCTCAACGTCGTCACGATTGTATTTGCCAATCGGATCTACCAGATCTTGCGTGGTGAGTTCGACGGCGTCGGCGCGGGCGAACCAGGCCAGCGGGCGCTCGACATGCTCAGGATCGACCGCCCGACCATCGACTTTGTTTCGCTCGCCAAGGGCATGGGCGTGCCGGGCCGCGCGGTCGACAATGTCGACGATTTCGTCAACGCGCTGGCGGATGCCGTTGCCGAACCGGGACCGCGGCTGATCGAAGTGCAGATGTAA